The Quercus lobata isolate SW786 chromosome 4, ValleyOak3.0 Primary Assembly, whole genome shotgun sequence genome segment ttgatacaggcacatttttatttaatatgtaGTATTACTCAAAGAAACATCAGAGGATTGACTGCTGTGTTTTCTTGGTGTTCTTTTAAACATCTGAAAAGGGAAGGCAACAGAGTTGCCCATGAGCTTGCAAAGGTGGCTGGGTTTTCTGGTGCATCACAGGTTTGGAAAAGGTCTTTTCCAAGTTTTCTTGAGCATCTTCTCGTTGAGGATCTTTGTTTGTAATGCTCAAGTTTCTGCTCTTCTTTGTAatacattttttgttgaaagaaaTTCTcttatttcccataaaaaaaaaaaaaaaaaaaaaaaaactatatatgcTCACGCAGcaaattttttaatgttgtaGAAGTGACCccgtttttttattttattttaatggtgAGTGGAACTTATCAGAAAGATAAAGAATAAGATAGAAGATTTCATATAGAATATTGTACCACTATTAAATTAGTTCAAAGTGAAGTTGTGCCTAATATATTCTCCTTGAGATGTTGCagttcaaatttataaaattgttcTGTCAAAACACATATaggatattttcattttgagatcCATATATCCACATAGATAAACTTTCACTAATAAAGCAAAAGAAAGTGGTAAGATAGTCATTGAAAAGACTGGTTTTCTCCTATATGGAATTTATAATCTTACAGTACTACCCAACTAGAGAAGAAAGTGGTTTGGACAAGGAACCGTAATCTATTGCATCAAAGAATTAACTCGCTCATCAATGTCGAGGATAGAATCATTACATGCCCATGGGTTAGCCTGCCCTtaggttagtttttttttttttttttttgaaagatttggGCTGAGAATTGTCTTGAAAGTGGCGTTTGGTACTTAGTTTAGTTAGGAAGAATTGATCCCAACTGTAGTTCTCCAATGGATTGGACTTTGTAAATCAGGTTTGGTGATGGCGAGGTTACCCcattaattttgagaaaatttgtggacacaatttttgttacaattttaatGTGATTAATTGTGAATGATAGAAAAATAGTGatgaatttatataaaaataataaacagtTGTAAAAGTCGTGGTCGAGAAGCGTTTTAGGTTTTCGTGTATCTATCCCAATTGATTATTCTTTGTCTAAGTGCAATGTGTTACACGTGGGAATAACCAATTTTGGTATACATCCCTGCCTTGATCATGTAGCATCAATTTTGAAAGACAGCTTTACGcaatgaaactaaaaaaaacccaacGCCAATCATGAAAATTGATTAGCTAGGGATTTCAtcttgaaaataatttgttagtttttttttttttttttttttttttgagcagaAACGAtagtatttattaattaagaAGCAAAACATACAATGGGGAAGAGAACGAGGGACATATGACCCCCAATTTCTCTTTGCACCACTAGCAAACACTAGTGAAGCACGATTACAtcgttaacaaaaaaaaaaaaaaaaaacaacgagacaaaaattcaaaatctaacTACTAAAAGAAAAGCGAATCTTCACTTGGATGTCCAAAAACCTGAAAACTGCCAAACGACACCTTTCTGATATACATGGACATcaaaatgatgatttttttttttttttgtgtttttatttttaaatttttttttttttttaaggattgcCTTCATGCCCGACATGATTGCCCTGCAACCTCCATCAAACCCATTGTTGACCCAACTCCTTGCTCATTttccacaattttttgtttcttttctcccttaacCTCCATACTCTCCCTAATCAATTTTTCTGTTTGCTTCCTTTTGTGCCCATGTTCCACATCTACTACGGAAGACTTAATAGGGTTTCCATTTGTTGACTCCTTaacaaactccactttttttGGGCTATGCAAAGATTGACTCCCACGTTTATCTTGATTAccacttttttttgggttggacCTTACTATTATTCCTGTTTCCATGCACGTTACCATATCCAACTTTAAAACCTATTTCCAATCCCTcaaaactcgatttttgctCAACTTCTTTTCCCATTAAGCCACGATTTAAGGTGACAGTATCCTTATACATGACCACCACCTCAATCAAGTCCGAGGAAATTGCGCTAGAATCTGGTACGCTGACAAATGGACTCGCTTTTGAGAATGAAAAATCTGAATCGGTTTGGATGGCACAATCAATCTCTGAAATCAACTCCTCAAAAACAGGAATGTGATTCTTCACAATCACGATTGAATCCTTCTCAACTGTTCTAGCACCCTCCGACGGAGCACCGTCGACAATACCATCCTTAGGTAGACCATCTGATTGCACTGTAGACTATCCGTTTGTTAGTTTGTTTCGTCGTAATTAATATAGACATTCATGCATGTatgccttttgtttttaaactCACGGTCATGGTGTAGATTGAAAGTCTTTGTAAATGTGTTAAGTATCACTCTAactaaattattacaaattttactacataaagcatacaaattaatatgataataaaaatatgaatattgGTGAGTTTTAACTATcttataaatgaatattttaactGTCTTTTTGTAATTGGTGATACATTAGTTTGCAAGCTTAATGtagtaaatataaaaatattttactaattctggataattgagagagagagagagagagagagaaggctcTATAAAGAGGATTGTAAGAAGACGCAATTCTATAAGTGTGTATTTAAGATGTGTTCTCAAGGGTAAAAGCATTTGTTTCTGGGCCTATTTTCTTGGTAAGACTTAgaattatttagaatttaaaatttttgtcgATTTGAATTCTTGATAAATTAGATCTTATTGTTCAGTAGGCCCCAAGAAATTACTCCAGAAATCCTGAGTTTAGTATTGTAAGTTTAACAAGAAGAAAACAACCCATGTGGCCAATTCGATCGAGtagatttgaaaagaaaagttcaCTAGTTTTAGGTAAGATTTATTACgattcaaatttattatgtttaataattaaattcttATCTTTTAAGTGAAATTAGTTTGTAACCACATGCATATGTTTAGGTACATTTAAAATATGCAATTAAATACATTATATAATTCATACATAAGCTAACTATATGGAAtcattacttttatattttattagcTCTTAAAAAAGTCTTGAAAGAATAttctttactaaaaaaaatgtaaattgttcaTACTTATGTGTTTTATTAtggggaaaaaatattttaattctaGTTCTTATTGAAAATGGTGtcacatttaatataaaacaaacaagACACTTGATTGTTGCAATGAGTGATAAATACTTgcaccaaaattaagaaattgatttgATACTTGACAAAATTACacttcaattttgaaatttaattagattttttctcgtttttggttttaatattatttatgattttacaatgacataatttgaaaattgaggTGTCACAATTTATCAAATCCTACACTGTTAATTTACCATATCATATTATCTTGTTTAATTGCAAAATAGTTTCACgaaattgtagattttttttttaatttttttaattttttttgtgtgagtgGGTAAAacaacttctttttattttattattttatttttgactaAATGGATAAAACAACTTAATTTTTGATATCAAATTTTCCTTCAatgttttatctatttttagaaTAGACAAGAAatcttaattatattatcaactATAccttttcactcttttttttccccttttctatTAAGGTTAAACTATATATTgaggtttattagtttttcttcttcttcttctcttcccctttttactaactattaatttttattaacaatttattaACACACCGTTATATACACTTTTGGTTCctatcaagatttttttaacagattttctttttaattcttataaCAATGTATGTATGCTTTTATCTCTCTTTGTACTCATCATATTGACACCTAATTCACGTTCAATATGATGAGTaatgctttttcctttttaaataatCACCTATTCATCTTATTAACCTTTTCTTTTCAccattaatcaataattatcattctcttataatttctaaattgatcaaaaatctaaatttattgaaattttaaattttatatctaatgaaactttttatatattctcGATTTTTCTTAGTGTAGTCAATAATTATCattctcttataatttctaaattgattaGAAGTCTAAattcattgaaattttaaattttatatctaatGAAACTTTTATATATTCTCGACTTTTCTTGTTGTAGTCAAATTCATCCTCCCTCCCCAAGGTCGCTTCTTATACGTACTCTACCTATCAACGTAATTTAGGTATGtaattctcttctttttatttttaaaatttattatttgtttattgaaCAGAAAGACAATATGACGATTGTGAAATCCATGGTACAATTATCTAATAGTgaaaaggaatatatatattgtagggtcacaatttggaGCTCAAGCCTAaaaatgtatggagtcttggtccaaGGAGCTCAATACAAtggatttgtagaaaatggGTTGGAAACCTGGACTTATGTGAATTAGATGATCGACCAATAggttttgatgataaagaaagaaagataacaaAAATTTGCAAGGGAAAGACGTCCTCGGATTTTACCCGAGGAGGTTGATTCTTAAGTATTGTTCTTAAGACTTTGTTACAAGTCTGGTACCCAGATTGTTGCCGGGgccttcttttttccctcctcctctattttatactatcttcttcTCATTTCCACCCTCCATGTGTAGATTTAGATTGATAATGCTAATACTTGACCTGTCAACCTCTCCTTAAAGTctttgggagtggttgtaaaggctgaAAAGCATGGTTCAATTAGTTGTAGAGCATTTAGTGCAATAGTAGCATCTTTCTTTTAGATATTTCCATGCCTTCATTTGTCCTGTTCTTTCTCAATACTTATCCTCCTCCATGGAATGGTCCGGAATGTTGCTCTTTGATGATTCCTTGGATATCAGTGGGTTGACAAGACTCGAACGTTGATCTTTGGGCTATCTCCTGTAATACAAAGAATacagaatcagaggggaccggtggggaccggccaaaaatcctccgatgatTAAGTTAGTTACTTTGAACTCTCTGTAACGAAGAAGTATTTTCTCAAAAGTGAAATTGTCTGAATCCCCTTACccttcatcgaagaagccttatatagtgtgtgtgtgtggaatggttatctgtttagtaaccgttcccaatgtcgaggagtccggagaattggggtaacttccataaccgctatggaagttacctaggtCGGACGGGCCGATAAACTCGTCCATCCTTAGTAAGGATGGACGAGACCTCCACAGTGAGCTCGTCCACTTTTAGTGGAAGATGGACGAGATCATCTTGGAAGGCTTGTCCTTCATAAATGATGAGTAGATTTCATGAGGTATTGCTCGTCCATAtatggacgaggttcgccagtACGCTTGCAATTTTCTCCgcctattgtagcttctttcATTGGACGAGATATATGGACGAGTTATGAACTTGGATTATTTgtgacaccatcagttgccccctcgtcCATGTGAGTCGTCCAAAGGGTTGAACGTCCTTGGACATATATAATTGGTTAATAATTACTGCACcacgtgtcatttttttattggcgaCTGATTCCGTCGATTTATATTTCCGAGGTAGATGCCACGTGTCGCTTTCGTATTGGTTGGGTCGTTTCGATTACCCAGGTCAGcatcctataaatagtggaatgccTCCCTTAACCCTTCTCATTCCAGAgattttcttccttgacatccgtcgtctagagcctcgtctagGAGTTCCTCTGCGTCTAGAGTCTTCTTCCGTCTAGAGCTAggtactcttcttctcctcgtcTTTAGGTTTTAAGTTTCTTGTTAGAGATGTCTGTTGCTTCCTCGTCTACTGATAGCCTTAATAAGGCTATAGACGAGTACTGTGAGGATACTAGTGATAGCTCTAGCTCTAGCAGCGCTAGTGATGAGAGTGGAGGAAGCACGGACGAGAACTACTCTTCTGGGGCCCCTGGGCTCCCTATTGAGGTCGTCCAAGAACAGCTTAGGAGAGCTTTTGGCTCTCAAGCTGGTTCTCCGTCCAATCCTACGGACGAGGTAGAAACCGTCTTCAGTTGCGCTGTAGGCATCCATTCTAAGACGGACGAACAAAGGTTAAGTAGCCTTAAATCCTGGTATCAAATCCCAGACGAGTTTAACCCTAGGCTGCCCGTCTGTGGAGAGTGGTGTTGTGAGCCCCATTTTGGAATAGGTGTCTATGAATCTTACTTCTTaggtggccttaggtttcctttaaatgcCTTCGCTAGAGAGTTATTAGTCAAGTTAGGTTTAGGtgtttgtcaattcaatcctaATGCATGGAGATTAATTatctccatgcaaattttgtggagggaagtttttggtggggaccgtcctcttacagtggacgagttcctttattgttataaatCTTCTGCCATAAGTCAATCTGAAGGTTTTTATCAGTTTACTGCTAGGGGGAATGATTGTAGGTTGATCAAGTCCCTAGCTTCGTCTGATAGGAAATGGAAGACGGAGTTCATTTTTGTTTCAGGCTTCTGGGCAGGGAACCCTGTGGATGTTGGCAGGGATCCCTTTCCCCCTTACACTGGGGACCTAGGGAACCTTCGTCCAGAAGGTACgtcccttccccttgtttatttttattcttacttCTATTTGGTATATTTAcaatttctaacctttgtttgtTCATTGTGTTGTAGCTGCCAAACGTCCGTCCTTGAGCAAATTTCACCGTGACCGCGTCCACAGGGCTCGTCTACATACAGACAGGAGCTTTCATTCTCTTGTCACGCTTAGACGTCTAGCCAAGTGGGGTTTAGGTCCTGAGCCTTCAGACGAAGCTATCGCCCATGAAGTTACTGTgcgaaaaagtaagtttttagctaaaactccttttttttttcttttttatgtataCATTCCTAATTTGTTCATCTCATCTTaggaatgtcaacaatgaaagagaaCAAAGGGAAAGAAATTGCAGGAGAGGGGAAATGTCCTGAGGGTCAAGCCCAGGATCGTCCTGAGGGTCAGACACGTCCAACGGTTGGGGACAAAAGGAAGTTCTTGCCAAAGAACATTGACTTGGAAGGGCTCCCTAGTCGTAGAGACAAAAGGGTTAAACCAGGCTCGTCCAAGGTGGTCAAGTCCAAACCTCCCCAGGCCCAGCCTGCCGTCCAGATAGTCGACGTGGACTCGTCCACTCCAGTTGAGTCCACTCCATCCAAGACTCCGCCCAGAACTCCTTTGGCCAAGTCTACTACGCCTGGCTCGTCCCAACTTTCTACGAACATCATTGAGAACGAAGACCTGGCTTGAGAACGTTTCCAGATAGCCGTCAAGGACGAGGATGTAAACATGTGCTATAACATGGGCTTGAAGGAATTTGAGCATTCAGGCGTCCATGACCTCTTCAAGGTATGTCAGTATCTCTCGTCCTTGTTCAGTTAGCCACTTTTCCTTATTTAATCACTCTATGTTGCTTTGTCTATTCATAGGTCATGTCAATGTTTATAGCAGCGTCTAGATAGGCAACAGAGTTGGACAAGACGAGAGTCTTGTTGGAGACGAGGATTCAACAGGTGAATGCTGACTGTAAAAAATGGGCTGGGGCTGCTGAAAAAGCTAAGGACGAGGTCAAGGAACGTAATAAGCTGATTGAGGAGCTAAGGACGGATGCAGTGGAGAAGGATACACGCATTGATCATTTGCAGAAGATGAACGATGAATTGAATGCTCGTCTCTCCAAGGCAAAAGAGGACGCTGTGGCTGAGTTCAAGTCGTCCAAAGCATATACAGACACTTTGGATCGCAATTATGCAGCTGGTTTTGAAGATTTCAGAATGGACGCTATTGAGAACTTCCCTGAAGttgattttaatgcaatcaAGCTTAACCTTGCTGCTGCCACAAGCTCTCTTCTCCAGACTGGCTCTGATGACGTCAACGTGGAAGATGACGCTAGTACCCAGCCTCAGGACGCACCAGTTGTGAATGCTCCCCCTTCTTAGGACGAGACTTTTAACCTTAGtggctttctttctctttttttttatttggtcttttgttctttgtttttggaCCTTCTTTATGTAACAAGAATACATTATACTCGTCCATGGTTTTAGGACGGGTTTTTTAAGTATACTATTTCTGCTTTTCAAACTAATCAAGGGTTTTTGGACGCAGGATGTCCACCCTTTGaatgaagttttattttctttgtatggacaagtgatttcattttctttgcatggaCGAATGCTGCTAAGCTATTTTAACTCTAGCTTTAGCTCGTCCATGTCGAGAgtacatatttttcatgtagtCTAACTCGTCTTAGCaggtagtatttttaattagcTTGATTCGTCTCAGGACTTGCAAACTAATTTTACTCACCGTCTTACTTATTTTGCCAACTTTTTCTCTCGTCCAGAGTTTGGATTGTTTCAGTTGGCTCCGCCTCGTCCATGAGTTGGATGAGTGTGGACGTGGTTTTTCCTTGctttatttaagaaaatttagaCGTTACATCTCTGCGTCCAGAGATTTTGTTCGTCTTGGATCTTTCAACCCTTTTGAGGATTGACTTGGACGGCAATATCATGGAAAATTCACACAAACATTttgtacataacataaatattgtttacagATAAGGCATATGCACACtgatgcctttttatttaataaatacatactTCATGACTTCGTCCATAACACAActataataagtaataaaatcGTAGTTTCAAACTCCATACACAAGCAACACCAAACATAgtagtatcaaacacaaacaacatCATACACAATAGTACGTTAATAGACAGATAAGACCCAGTCTCGTCCATGGGTTCACTCTTACTGGTAGTACCTCCTCAAGTGCtccacattccaaggatgttccaactttctcccgtccagggcctccaggtagtaggatccttaccttttacagttgataactctatagggtccttcccagttcGGGCCCAACTTCCCATGTGCTGGGTTCTTGGTTGACAAAGAGACCTTTCTCAAGACGAGATCTCCTATGTTGaaacgcctaggcttcaccatcGCATCATACTGCCTAGCCATGAGGTTCTTATACTTTGCTGCCCTGTGTTCTGCGTTTGTccttacctcgtctattagATCGAGGTTCAGACGAAACTGATCCTCATTATCCTTGTCTTGATACATTATCACCCTGTGATTAGCCATATGTACTTCTGCAGGTATGACTGCatcacttccataggctagctTGAAAGGAGTCTCCCCTGTAGAGGTCCTCACTAtggtcctgtatgcccataaaactcctggtaattcatctggccatactccctttgccccctcaagccgagtcttgatgattttcaacaaggatcggtttgcaacTTCAGCCTGGTCGTTGGCTTGGGGGTGTGTAGgcgaggagtaatggttctgAATTCCAAAATGTAAGCAAAAGTCCTTGAAGagtgcattgtcaaattgtcgtccgttgtcagacaccaataccttcggcactccaaatctgcatacaatgttcttccacacgaagTTTTTCACATTCTGTTGTGTGATATTTGCCAATGGTtctgcctccacccatttggtgaagtaatcgatgCCCACCACTAGAAACTTCATCTGCCTTATTCCCAAAGGGAAGGGACCCAAaatgtccagtccccattgtgcgaagggCCACGGTGCCACCATTGGGGTGAGGTATTTCGATGGTTGCCTGGGGACGTTGATAAATCGCTGGCACTGGTTACAGACCTTAAcgtatgctttagcatcagcttgcatgttcggccagtaataccctgcatggacgaccttgtggacaagtgatCTGGCTCCTGAATGATTGCCACATAccccttcatgaacttctctcaGCACGTAGTTTGCTTCGTCCGGAGCTAAGCATCTAAGGTAAGGTTGAGAGAAACCCCTCTTGTATAGCACTTCATTCATAAGGACATATCTAGCTGATCTCACCCTCACCTTTTTGGCctcgtccttctcttctggtAGTCGTCCGTCTTTCAAGTATGATATAATTGGAGTCATCCAATCTTCTCTGTTATCCACCTGCTGTACTTCCTGGACATCTATACTTGGCATATATTGAACTTCATCTGACTTCTCTAATGATTCATCTGCTGAGGCCTCTTTTGCTATAGTATCAGCTTCCacgttctcctcccttgggatttgaacgaagtCAGCTTTTTCAAACCTTTTCACAAGGCGCATCACCCTACCAAGGTATTTCTTCATTCGTTCTTCCTTCGCTTCATACATCCCATTCAC includes the following:
- the LOC115985046 gene encoding uncharacterized protein LOC115985046, whose product is MFRPQIRRNVEVYVDDMLVKSQDEGRHLDDLQETFETLRQYHMKLNPSKCAFGVSSGKFFGFMVSHRGIEANPDKIRAILDMKPLQNTKEIQSLTGRVAALNSKRWIVHVDGSSTQHAGGIGVVLQSPEGDKLKHKVRLQYQATNNEVEYEALLKGLELAKSVEAKSICVMRDSQLIMGQVNGMYEAKEERMKKYLGRVMRLVKRFEKADFVQIPREENVEADTIAKEASADESLEKSDEVQYMPSIDVQEVQQVDNREDWMTPIISYLKDGRLPEEKDEAKKVRVRSARYVLMNEVLYKRGFSQPYLRCLAPDEANYVLREVHEGCQRFINVPRQPSKYLTPMVAPWPFAQWGLDILGPFPLGIRQMKFLVVGIDYFTKWVEAEPLANITQQNVKNFVWKNINHYSSPTHPQANDQAEVANRSLTIVRTSTGETPFKLAYGSDAVIPAEVHMANHRVIMYQDKDNEDQFRLNLDLIDEVRTNAEHRAAKYKNLMARQYDAMVKPRRFNIGDLVLRKQGKTTSTLIQLMDEAEPTETIQTLDERKSWQNK